The following proteins are encoded in a genomic region of Nicotiana sylvestris chromosome 4, ASM39365v2, whole genome shotgun sequence:
- the LOC104216689 gene encoding probable carbohydrate esterase At4g34215 has protein sequence MWKHKSEEIILILTFLLLISNLCWLMSPKRVKECNNDKKNIQIFLLAGQSNMAGRGGAIKKSIGGNTTEVWDGFLPKECKPNKKILRFNAAQKWEEAHEPMNYGIDCLVSCALGPGMAFANEILKKDSEFDVIGLVPCARGGTGIYRWRRGSYAYDDLIRRAKSAEKDGGTIRALLWYHGEGDMRTKNGSSSYKSNFEKFVHDLRSDLQSPNLPILLAVLPYPKKPFEGPYIEELRAAQMGINISNVIKFDAKGLEMGRDGIHLTTPAQVQLGRMFAHAFLSLKNFRSRTTFSFYKFFPSNIFS, from the exons ATGTGGAAGCACAAAAGTGAAGAAATTATTTTGATCTTAACATTTCTTTTACTTATCTCAAACTTATGTTGGTTGATGAGTCCTAAGAGAGTGAAGGAGTGTAACAATGACAAGAAAAATATACAGATTTTTCTATTAGCAGGGCAAAGCAATATGGCAGGACGTGGCGGAGCCATTAAAAAATCTATTGGAGGAAATACTACCGAAGTATGGGATGGTTTTCTGCCTAAAGAATGTAAACCTAATAAAAAAATCTTACGATTTAATGCAGCTCAAAAATGGGAAGAAGCACATGAGCCTATGAATTATGGGATTGATTGCTTAGTAAGTTGTGCACTTGGCCCTGGAATGGCTTTTGCTAATGAAATTCTTAAAAAAGATTCAGAATTTGATGTCATAGGTTTAGTACCTTGTGCTAGAGGAGGGACAGGTATATATAGATGGAGACGTGGGTCTTATGCTTATGATGATTTGATTAGAAGAGCAAAATCAGCTGAAAAAGATGGAGGAACTATTAGGGCATTACTTTGGTATCATGGTGAGGGTGATATGAGAACAAAGAATGGGTCAAGTTCGTATAAGTCCAACTTTGAGAAATTTGTTCATGACTTGCGTAGTGATTTGCAATCTCCTAACCTCCCCATTTTGCTG GCCGTCCTACCATACCCGAAAAAGCCATTTGAAGGGCCATATATAGAAGAACTGAGAGCAGCTCAAATGGGAATTAACATCTCAAATGTGATCAAGTTCGACGCTAAGGGACTAGAAATGGGTAGGGATGGCATTCATCTCACTACGCCAGCACAAGTTCAACTTGGACGTATGTTTGCACATGCTTTTTTGAGCCTAAAGAATTTCAGATCGAGGACTACCTTTAGTTTCTACAAGTTTTTCCCTTCTAATATATTCTCTTAG